The genomic window gatattaggaagaaattctttattctgagggtggtgagatataggaacaggttgcccagggaagctgtggattcCCCAACTCTGGCAGTGTtaaaggccaggttggacaattccttgagcaacctgatctagtgggaagtgtcccagcccatggcagggggagtTGGGACAAGAcgatccttaaggtccctttcaacccttAACATTCTATGAAATTCTCTTGTGCCACAATAACACCACAAACGTGTGCAAGTTTTCATAAGTGAGTGGTTATTATCAGTCTAACAACTGTGGTTTATGTCCTTCTAGACACAAACTCTTCTCAGCTAGAAAAATACAACATCCCCTCACAAAGTATCTTGAAAAGAGACCAATGGATAAATAAAAACCTATTGTCAAAGCGACAGGAGTGTTATCCATTTCCAAGAGAAACTACCATTTTCTTTCACTCAAGGCAACTTCAAACCACTAATCTTCCCTACAATTCCACTGACTTTAACTCAGTGGGTTAGAGTATGGTGCTAATAACACCAAGGTTGTGGGTTTGATCCCTGTATGGACCATTCACTCAGActtgatgatccctgtgggtccctcacaactcaggatattctgtgattcggTGACTTCTGTTGTGCTTTATCGTATGCAGGGTGACCCCAAAGTCTGGGAATGATTGGTATCTGACTCCTTCCATtgattcagaaggctgaacaattgctttattaaaactatactatattacattattactatattataactatactaaacaGATACTGAAGAATACTAAAAAGATACTAAACAAAAACCTGTGACTGTCTCTAGACAGTCAGGACACAGCTTGGACCTCAGAGGCCAATTAACATAAACAACAatcaccagaatccaattaaGAACTCACTCTCAGTAAACAATCTCCCTAACACACTCCACATGTgcaaaaacaacaggagcagagaatagagataagaattgttttctcttcttctctctgtgcttctccaggaaaaatcctgggagagagaattatgtctctctctgttcagcgaatgtgaatgccacagtgCTTGATGGAGGGTACAACATCTGGATATGTTGGCACAGACCCACCTGAGCCTCCACGTCCAGCACAGGAGATTCACAGTTCTAAGTGTATCGTACGACTTGAAGCCCACAAAGCTGGAAAAACCCACTGCTGTTTCCTCCAGCCATACCTCACACAGACCATTGTGACAAGcacctgcctggctcctgtgtccccagggttccatggggacctcctgctgctgctgctgtgcccgcagccccatccccagctgctccagacccttcatcTCCAGGCCAGCAGCTCTCACCTTGCTCCCAGGAAGGAGCTCGAGGAGCACCCCCCGAAGGCTCTGCCAATGCCATGGGGTGCAGgtgggtgcccagggctgctgtgggtgaTCCTGGCTCAGGGGGATGCACAGGACACTGCTCTGCCTCCGCTCCCCCAGCCACAAGGGATGTGtcagagctgtgcccagtgccTTTCCTCCTTgtctttattattattagccTGCATTTCTTAGCCAACCATTCTGACAACTCTCTGCTCCTTCCATCGACAGTTTGGCTTTCAAGCCTTTTTTCTCTACTTGGTTTATGCCACACAAAAGGTAAATTGTCTGTAGAGGATGACATTTTAGTTACAAAACTTCAGTCTTGCATTCAAAGCAGCTCTTAGGAAATACCCGACTGTTTACTCAAATTAGTTTTTAGATAGTCCTTTCAAACTCTTACCAAAAATGTGTCACTGCATGAGAATGAGCAGATGCACAATTGTATTAAAACTACAGTTGAACTGCAAAATTTTTTCACATACTACTGTCTTGGGCCCTTGATGGACCTATTTCAGGGATAAAAACTTGCAGTACACAGCCCAGGCAAAGTGTTATACTTTATCTGATATGATTAAAAGCCACATGCTTTTCAAATTTTTGCCTCATTGTGAGATAATAATGTTAACattaagttttaaaatttaGCTTACCATGCATTTTAAAAGTTTGCTCAGCTCTCCTtaacaaaattattatttctgtaGTTTATTTCCTTTTAGAGAACAGCAGAAGTCCTGAATGAGTCAGAGTAAGGCATTCCTGTCTCCAGCCTCCCAATTCCAAGTGTTGTTGGCTCATACTTTTCTGACTCTGCACCCAGGCATGATTACTTTTAATGTATTATTTGAAAGGCAACAATAAACACAAAATTATGAAAGCTTGATAAAtcctcccctcccaccccactGCCCCAAGAAGCATCAGCAAGAAGGGAACTGAAAGTTAAGGAAAGGAGAGTGGGGGGTAAAGACACAAAatacacaggaaaaaagaaaaatatttcccagGTGGAACTCCTGGCCTGGGGATGCCTCCACAACAGCATGCATTTAAGAATTAACTTTGCTACATAAACCAGTATTACCCAGCCTTTTCTGTGTTTGGCTGTGTTCAGTGAGGGTTTATACTTCACTGTTTTCTTTGGCAAAGGTTCATATGCTCACAACCTTAAGTAAACATTGAATCCAGCTATGCAGTCCTGATCCTGAACTCTTGTctgcaggagctccaggcactcagCATGAAAACAACCTGAGTGAATCCACAGCTCCAGTGCAGACCTGACAGCTCCTGACACAAGGCACCGTGCTTGGAAGAAAGTCACTCCTTGATTTAGGAAGATTTCAGATGCTTCACACctgatttgcttttttttttttgccagcacAATGAAGGAAATGTCCTGCTTCTGCTTggctttttcttccttgttgGAACAGATGGTGAAGGCTTACAAATACGTGACTGGTAATTTTTCAGTGACTCATAGCTCAGAGCCACAGGTTTCAGACGGTGATAAGAAGCTCACCAGGATGGATGTAAGCATGCTTGAGGAGCAGTATGACCATataaagcagaagcaaaaaCTTCAACCACACATTATTGTATATAAAACAGGTACGCTTCtatttgtaggaaaaaaatgccTATGTAATGTAAAGattatttctttaaatcttTAATAACACTTAGTTTGTTCTTTTTGTGTTCAGTTTCAAGAGATGTAGAAGTAAAttctttttctgtcattttggggttttatttgttttgctgaaaggtggttttatatttatatcaaTAAGCTTCATGTTAGTGAAACATTATTATGTATTTGAAACAGATGAACATATTTGAGGTAAGGTTTTACAGGTTTTATATCAGTAAAATAAAGTTCTAAACAGAAATAGTAAACTTTACAGTACTCATGTTCTTCATGTCTATGATAAGTGTATTTGTGCAATGTATTCTGTAATATTTCTGCTCTCTTGAATGCTTCCATCAGAACCAGCTATTCTGGgtcatctttctctttttcccttctctgtctgTGTAAAGAAAGACTACAGGAAGTAATGGCAAATATCAAGTAACAAGCACAAGCTAGGGGCTTGTTAAAATATAACTTTAATTAAAAGTCATAGTGGGTAACTAAGATGCAAGTTTTGAACAAAAGGTCCTGttttgaaagtattttcagTGCATATTGCTTGGAAAGTgcataaatagaaaaacaagTAAGAATATGTACCATTCATCTACCTGCCGTGTCAAACAGATTTTATATAAGAAACttgcaattattttaaagattttagTTAGACTACTGTTGACACTACTACACTGATACATTAGCTTTCCAAGTTAAAGTGATATTGAGAATACTAAGACAACTAATGAAGTTGTCttctgaatttaattttaatataaaccCCATGCTTCATTCACCTCTCATATTAGTATTTAGCTCAACAAGTGTAGGACTTAGGTTATTTCATTCTTTACATGTTCCTCTACATTTTTCAAAAGTTCTAGCATTTGGCTGTGTAAGACTTCATGATCAAAACAATCAGAAAAAAACATGTAATTATGAACTATACAACAGATTTGCTTCTTCAATATTCTTTCATCCAAACGTTTTGAAATTCTCAtgttaaaagaattaaaatctctgtgaggaagaaaaaaaatatatatacaagCTTATTTTATCAGGTATCAAAAAGCAGCTAACTTGAAGACAAAACAGCCCATCTAATCAGTTATAGCAAAAATATGTTAGTTAAAGAAAGGGAGCAGAAGTCTTTATACAGATTAATTCAAATGAAGTTTCAGATATAATGAATGTAATTAGAGCAGATTTTTTGCAAGGACATTTTTAGATGAAGATTAAAATATGTAAGAAAGTAGAACTGCACAAGATTCTGGGGAGTTTAAAATGTAGTAGGGCTAAAAATCCACATACAAGTATTTTTATACACATGCACATTCCCCAAAACATTCACAAAACCACATAACCTGCTGCACTTAATTTCTACCTTCAAACAACCTGTATGAAAAGAATTCATGTCATTGTAGGAAGCAGTCAgaatttgggcattttttgTTATACTGAGTTCTCAAGGTCCTAAAAGTTTATCTTACACATTCCTGTGGAAGCTGGGAAATCCTATTACATTTGCACCTGTTACATGCATCAGTTTTCAGGAAAATGTGGAGCAGAAATGATCATGGCCATATCAGGATTGCCCTACACCATCCTGAAATTCCAGGTAGCTCCAAAAGGCAGTCCATGTATAGATCAGTGATTTGTACTGACAGAAAATTGTTTCCCCTAAAGGGTAAAATtatggctgtgctgggaaagggGTGACAACCACAGCACCACCACAAACcccacacatacacacaaaccTCAAAGGTCAGACACACAAACTCTCATGGAAGGAGAGCACCCTGTGGTCCTAAACATCCCTGCCAAAGGTCTTTGCTCTTACCAGTAAAaccctgctttgctcctgcctggcagagctgctgtccttCCATGGAACCACAGGGATTTTGAGCGCTGTAGGTTTGTTGCACCACAGTTGGAAGGGTAATTCCAAGTTTCTGGAGGACTTTTAGCTTTGTATGTCACTTCCTGTCTGCAGAAGTCATGAAATTGTGGACCTTTAAGCAGAACTTAAGACACTCTAACTTCTCTAGTTTTTTGGACAGAGGGGTTAGTAACCAAGGAGTCACCTGAAAACAACTTCGTTATTTTCTTCCCCAATACACACAGCCACATTCATGCTTCTGCCCACTCCTGATTATTTGAGAACAAAGACCATGAGACGATTTGAAAGGCACCAGTTAGGGGATAATACAGCAGTGCATTCATTACTTATTGGCTAAGAAGCTGAAAAACAGTATTTACTTTAGGAATTAAGTGGGAGTATTCAGCACATGCAGTCACAACAGAATAAATACTGGGGCTCTGACTGCAAAAATCTCTTCCAAGTATTTCCCAAGCTAACTTGAGATAAGATTAACTTTTGCCACTCCAGAACCTTAAAAGAATCTATTAGTGATGACAGCATATGGCCAGAGGGTAAACAACTGTGCAACAAGGCACaatttacatataaatataaatatacaatttacatggaggaaaaaaagatagaaaagcaaaaagaaagatCTGTATAATTGCAGCTTTCTGGAGAAGTTTGGACAGTGCTGGAGGTGTGTTAATTCAACACCCAGTGGTTCAGGACTATTGCATTTCTATCCAAGGTCATTGCTCAATTTTGTGTGCTGCACCTGTAGCCAAGCAAGGAATCAAATCAACCTTGAACTCAAAACCAGTGCACGCTATTAAAATTGAACTAGATTAGTCACTCAGAACTTTCTGATCAGCTCAAGACAGATCATAATTATTCTGATGACCAGTTCATAAGGTTCTAGATGTTCTGATGTTGCCTATCAATGTCAGTCCAGCCAAGAGCGCAGTTAACACCACAAAAACATGCAAAGGTGCTTCACCTGAGCCTCTCAGTTCCATTCTCTCCTGGTTTTTCTCTCACATACAGAGAGCAAGCCTGGGTTTTCACAGCTTGGTGCTACACTGTGCTGTTCTGCAGAACATGCAGGGCTCTGATTTGCACGTGGACCTTTTTGTAGTCAGCCAAGCTCAGCTTTATTTCTTGGATAAGAAATAGGCATTCAGCTTTATTTCTTGGATGAGGTCCAGTCATAACTTGGATTCTCACTGTTGCATGGTAGAGAACTGTGTATTCTTATGTCTCTGAGTGGTGTCACCTTGAGAAATTCTGTTAACACACCTCATTGTACAGAGGGATGCATAAACACACCTGTGTCTCAAAGCTCTGCACGTGCCTCAGTCTCCTTCCTCCCAGTAACGTGGCATGAGAGCCAGTGTGGTCTGACATGGTTCTCCCTCCCAGCCACGCTGCAAAACAGCTCTTATCAGATCAACTCTTGATGGCCAAGGAGCAGAAAAAGTTCTGTGATATTATGCTGGGGTTGTTGTTTTGGCAGTGGGAGACAAAGCCCTTGCTTTGCAAAATGCCTGTTGTACAGGTTCATTTACTGCCAGTAAATCAGCTGGCTCTGACATCTCCTAATACATATTTGTAAAGATGACACAAAAGGCAGCTGTAAAGCAGAGGTTGTGCTGTTGGGCTTTTGTGCAGGCAGTAGCCTATTCAAACTAGCTTCATTTAAAATTCAGGGTTACAATCCTTTTAAAACAGTTGTTCAAAAACACTCAAAATATAATCAGCACTCTTCTATGTCTTCTTTTCTCCCCTTAATGTGTTCCAGAACTTATACTGCAACAGACAGTCACTATAAGTTAACCCTGCAAATAAGGCCAGCATTCTGTACAACCCCTACTTTAAACTTTATTTATACCATCTGAAGTATATTTAAGTAATGTCAGTGAATTATCTTTACTGTAATAGATCAGTTTCTGTTCATTTTCAAGACACAGAAAACCAGTCATGTCCAGCAATTTGATGACTGCTACATGTAATTAAAGTAGCATTAGCATTTCTGTACCTaatatcttaaatatttttaacagcAACTTTCCTAGTGCTTCAGAAATTAAGCTATAGGGGTAGAAGAATAAACAAAAAAGGAGACCAGAATCTCTCCAGTTGTTACAGCTATACCATTCACAGAGGAAGCAGATTCCTCTAAGTTATCATTCAGGCAACACTAGTGTGATAAGCTATTTACACAATTTATACCAACTGGAATAGTAAAATTGcagtaaaatattaaaatacaagcCCATAATGTTAATGATCCCTcattaagaaaaagaagacaTTCACAACTTGTTTCATCTGGAAATAATCACAATATTACTAAGCTGTGAATACAAACTTCAAACAGTATCAAACACAACATTTTTGTCTTTCAAATTACAGCACTTGCCAACACACTGAGCAAGTCCCTACTCACCTTAAGAAGTTTTGCTTACAAGCAATTAATTACTGAAAGTCAATTCTCAATCTGTGCTGTTAATGAGTCTTAGAGTACCAGTTAGATCAATATTGTCTTGAtaaatttccattttcatttgaCTAAAACTAGGATACCATTTATGCTTTCAGAACTGCAAAAGCAAGCATGTAGTTCTACTCCTTAACCTGGCATCAAAAGAACTTGCACTACTCTTAGCCACTGAAACAAAGAGCACAGTTTaaactcattttttttttaactgaaaagtTTAAAAGCTTTTCAGATGAGTTAATGCTGCTGAAATCATACCCTTGATTTTTGCCACCATAGTAACGTGCACAAATGCATTTCTCCTGCAGGTGGACATGAATCTGTTCTGCCAGAATCAATGATCAACCCTGTTCTAATTAATAAGAAAGTTAAAAGATCAAAGTCATGTAGAGGAGACGTCCCTGTCAGAAAGGTCCCACTGGAGACAACCAACGGTGGTGACTCAGAAGAGGATTTGCTATGGCGCGTCCACCTGGGAAGGCACCGCCTGGGGCAGGCCCTGGGACAAGGAGATTCCTGGGATCtctcccactgcagcagcacaccGTGGAGTTTTGACAACCAGAGACTGATTTCAAAGGGAAATGGCACACTGCAGACCAAGGAACCAGCAGGAGCAAGTGAACTGGCTGAGCTCAGGCAGCTGGGAAGCTCAAGTGTGTTCAACAGTCTCAGCAGAGAGAACGGCTGCAACATTTCAAGTTCCTGCCAAAAGCCTCCTCTGAAATCACCCACTGCAGCACTTTGGGCACATCAGCACATTTCTGCTACAAAAGGCATGCCAGCCTGCAACAAACTGACCTTTTACCCTTTCCCAAGTAGGAAAGGGCCCAGGATTTCTGAAGCTGCAAGGAGGCTTGGGTTATATGTCTCGCAATGACATTCAGTAATACCTAAATCTTAGTCAAAAACTTGACTAAAACATAAAATAGCAAAGTAGTCCTTCTAATTACACAGATCAGCCTCCTGAGGGTTTACTACTAGTATTAGCCATGGAAGATTCTGActatataatatttaatatctTTATAATTTTTAACATGTGATTTCATCATTCACTTTCAAGATATTCAAGACAATTtctgatgtatttttaaaatcaattaatAAAACCTCTGCTCATTTCTATTGTTGTAATGAGACTTAGTAAATATAATTCCTCTCTGATACATAAATTTTACCATAATATATTTTTGGTTCCCATCTATCCCCAGTGTTTCATTAGAAAACTAATGAGGTCTCCCCTTCTTCAAGATCTTTAGAGGGAGGAAACCCTTTCTTGCAGGTGGTTTTCAATGACACAAACAGGATCTTTGAATCAACCACTTCTGGCTGCAAGTGTTCAGACACACCTCTTTTTCAAATGTAGTCTTCACAAAAAATTGGAGATGGGAAATGTCTCCTTACTTCATGATGGTTAGCCATGGGACACCATAgtaactgggtttttttcttcacagtagttaaagtatttaaagtattattaggaaggaaaaaaaaaaaggtaaaagcgTAGATATACCTAATAGATATAACAGGGAAAAATACTAGATAACAATTAGTCCACATGAAACGAGAAATTACCTGCAAGGAAATACTTCAAAAACTTCATTGTCCTTTGATTGATTTAGTTATCTTAATTAAACATGGACCTTGAAAACCTTGGTTTTAAAGTCAGTGCAGGTTTATGCATAGACTAAGTAACTAACTCCTTTGTAAACTCTCATACAAACACTTTGTCCTTTCCTCAGGCTTCTCTAGGATATTACTGTGCTTTGTACTGACTGGAACTAATTTAGAAAAGGTATTTTGCCTTTGGAATCTTTCAATTTGATTTCCAAGGACATTATGAAAGAGCATTTTCAGTAAGTTTTTACTTTTTAGTGGGGTAGTTATGAGAAAAGTTTCTATACTAACATTTCAAGTGACTGGAATATAACACACACACAATTGTCTAAGGAGAAAATTACAGGTTTTTTCCTAAAGCAGCTGTAgtgaaaatgaaacagaaaaataagaaaagagcCTAAAACTTCAAATACTAGGAAGTCCCACTTCTGAAGGGCACCTGATCTGCAAAACCTTTCCTGTTAACTTCTTCATGTTTGGCCATCATGGGCAGGAGCTTTCatcactgtcaccacagatgtAGTCAAGTTTCAAGCACTGAACCCAAGACAGCCATAAAGCAAATTTACTTTATCAGTAGGCAAGCCTTACTGATTTATGCACATGGGAGAACATGGAATCCTGAAATTCTAGTTCAGTGTCTTGTTCACACCCCATGAACCCTCTGAGGTTTCCATTCCAAAGCTGGAAACGGGACTTTCATGGTAGTTTGCCTGACTTCCTAAGGAAAATGTTAGGACAGTCCTGCAGGTCCATCCATTCTACAATAAATCACACTGCTGGGCAATTATTTCAGTCACACATAAATAAAAGAGAGTAAAACAGAATGAAATCCCTTTGCTGCTGGTCACATGAAAGAATTAATCCACATGAGTTACTTGTAACTGGTGTTACCCATTAAAAGTCTGTCTCTTACAGGCACCAAAAACATTCCAGGAACGAGTCCCAACTCACTGAGGACCTCAAATATAAAACACAGTATTGAGCAGCCATGTTGTACAGCCAAATCCCTGAAgctttgctccctgctcccattcctgGACATTTTGGGGACTGGAAGTGACACTGGAGCTCTGCCTCAACCTGAGGTGGTGTTTGGCACATCCCTCATGGATTCTTCCAGCCCAGTCTCTGAACCCAGGTTAACTTCTGACAGCCCCACAACCAGGCAAGATCCTGCCCACCCCCACTGATGGGGAAATACAAACTCCCATGCTAAATCTCACCTGCAACACTGCTGCCttcaaaaaatacagaaaaaaccccaacctg from Agelaius phoeniceus isolate bAgePho1 chromosome 1, bAgePho1.hap1, whole genome shotgun sequence includes these protein-coding regions:
- the C1H9orf152 gene encoding uncharacterized protein C9orf152 homolog: MKEMSCFCLAFSSLLEQMVKAYKYVTGNFSVTHSSEPQVSDGDKKLTRMDVSMLEEQYDHIKQKQKLQPHIIVYKTGGHESVLPESMINPVLINKKVKRSKSCRGDVPVRKVPLETTNGGDSEEDLLWRVHLGRHRLGQALGQGDSWDLSHCSSTPWSFDNQRLISKGNGTLQTKEPAGASELAELRQLGSSSVFNSLSRENGCNISSSCQKPPLKSPTAALWAHQHISATKGMPACNKLTFYPFPSRKGPRISEAARRLGLYVSQ